A region from the Variovorax sp. V93 genome encodes:
- a CDS encoding M4 family metallopeptidase, whose amino-acid sequence MPLHPPGLVPPSFVPPYLLDRLAQHAGAHASAKAAQTLMIDRQHRGLREAVAGQGVSSGPAPSYLRRGSPARAIHDAEHTMALPGRLVRAEGQAATGDIAADEAYDYLGATYRLYHDIFERDSIDGAGMPLTGSVHYGNDYDNAFWNGRQMVFGDGDGEIMNRFTIAVDIIGHELTHGVIDHEAGLVYQGQPGALNESICDVFGALVKQHLRKQTAQQADWLVGAGLFTDKVKARALRSMAEPGTAYDDPVLGKDPQPAHMKDFVDTRQDNGGVHINSGIPNRAFHLAATAIQGPAWETAGRVWYDTVCDRRLRRDADFLAFAQLSVENAARRFGAGSAAHKAVGAAWNTVGVTPS is encoded by the coding sequence ATGCCGCTTCACCCACCGGGCCTTGTGCCGCCCAGCTTCGTACCGCCGTACCTGCTGGACCGGCTGGCGCAACATGCCGGTGCGCATGCCAGCGCGAAGGCGGCGCAGACGCTGATGATCGACCGCCAGCACCGCGGGCTGCGCGAGGCGGTGGCCGGGCAGGGCGTGTCGTCGGGCCCCGCGCCCAGCTACCTGCGGCGGGGGTCGCCCGCGCGCGCCATCCACGACGCGGAACACACCATGGCCCTGCCGGGCCGGCTGGTGCGCGCCGAAGGGCAGGCCGCCACCGGCGACATCGCCGCCGACGAGGCCTACGACTACCTGGGCGCCACCTACCGCCTGTATCACGACATCTTCGAGCGCGATTCCATCGATGGCGCGGGCATGCCGCTCACGGGCAGCGTGCACTACGGCAACGACTACGACAACGCCTTCTGGAACGGCAGGCAGATGGTGTTCGGCGACGGCGACGGCGAGATCATGAACCGCTTCACCATCGCGGTGGACATCATCGGCCACGAGCTCACGCACGGCGTGATCGACCACGAGGCGGGCCTGGTCTACCAGGGGCAGCCGGGCGCGCTCAACGAATCGATCTGCGACGTGTTCGGCGCGCTGGTCAAGCAGCACCTGCGGAAGCAGACGGCCCAGCAGGCCGACTGGCTGGTGGGCGCGGGGCTCTTCACCGACAAGGTGAAGGCGCGCGCACTGCGCTCGATGGCCGAGCCCGGCACGGCCTACGACGACCCGGTGCTCGGCAAGGACCCGCAGCCTGCCCACATGAAAGACTTTGTCGACACGCGGCAGGACAATGGCGGCGTGCACATCAATTCCGGCATTCCGAACCGCGCCTTCCATCTTGCTGCCACCGCCATCCAGGGCCCGGCATGGGAGACGGCCGGCCGCGTCTGGTACGACACGGTGTGTGACCGGCGGCTGCGCCGGGACGCCGATTTCCTGGCCTTCGCACAGCTCAGCGTGGAAAATGCGGCCAGGCGCTTCGGCGCCGGCAGCGCGGCGCACAAGGCCGTTGGCGCCGCATGGAACACCGTGGGAGTCACACCATCATGA
- a CDS encoding protealysin inhibitor emfourin, with translation MIQLPPLDQASVVRLTREGGVAYVPGLSRPRSYQLGNCSEELRQQIGEALQSAAPHAEPRGGPGSPGGDQRFYRVEVVVESATSHSGSVSFEVPENEAPESLVHLWKDAAER, from the coding sequence ATGATTCAGCTTCCGCCCCTGGACCAGGCCTCCGTCGTGCGCCTGACGCGCGAGGGCGGCGTGGCCTACGTGCCGGGCCTGTCGCGCCCGCGCAGCTACCAGCTTGGCAACTGCAGCGAGGAATTGCGCCAGCAGATCGGCGAAGCGCTGCAAAGCGCCGCGCCGCACGCGGAGCCGCGCGGCGGCCCCGGTTCGCCGGGCGGCGACCAGCGCTTCTACCGCGTGGAGGTCGTGGTGGAAAGCGCCACTTCCCATTCGGGCTCGGTCAGCTTCGAGGTGCCCGAGAACGAAGCGCCCGAGTCGCTGGTGCACCTGTGGAAGGACGCGGCCGAGCGCTAA
- a CDS encoding Nramp family divalent metal transporter → MFFPLPRTATAPFCPSEVKGSVAVPQDLPFGKKLLRYAGPGLLVSVGYMDPGNWATDIEAGSRFGYGLLFVVLLASLAAMLLQTLCVRLGLVAQKDLARACREHYSPRVSRFLWLGAELAIVACDLAEVLGSALALHLLFGVSIPVGIGITAFDTLLVLGLQGAGFRRVEAIVLGLVGTIAGCFVVELAMSQPNWFGVAMGFAPSFERLQQPGALYLAIGVVGATVMPHNLYLHSSIVQTRLVADSDAARREAVRFCTFDAVFSLSLALLVNAAIMVLAASAFHSTGHVEVTEIDDAYRLIEPIVGSAVAATLFGIALLASGQSSTFTGTIAGQIIMEGFLDLKIPCWQRRLITRGLALGPAFLGVWWFGDGGVGKMLVLSQVVLSFQLPFAMWPLIRFTSSRALMGGFANGRLVKLLAWGLFGVISSANVWLVASTVLGGP, encoded by the coding sequence ATGTTCTTTCCCCTGCCCCGCACGGCCACCGCACCGTTCTGTCCCTCTGAAGTCAAGGGTAGCGTGGCGGTCCCGCAGGACCTGCCCTTCGGCAAGAAGCTGCTGCGCTACGCGGGGCCCGGCCTCTTGGTGTCGGTGGGCTACATGGACCCGGGCAACTGGGCGACCGACATCGAGGCCGGGTCGCGCTTCGGCTATGGCCTGCTCTTCGTGGTGCTGCTCGCGAGCCTCGCGGCGATGCTGCTGCAGACGCTGTGCGTGCGGCTCGGGCTGGTGGCGCAGAAAGACCTGGCGCGCGCCTGCCGCGAGCACTATTCGCCGCGCGTGAGCCGCTTCCTCTGGCTGGGCGCGGAGCTGGCCATCGTGGCCTGCGACCTGGCCGAGGTGCTGGGCAGCGCGCTCGCATTGCACCTGCTGTTCGGCGTCTCGATCCCGGTCGGCATCGGCATCACCGCGTTCGACACGCTGCTCGTGCTGGGGCTCCAGGGCGCGGGCTTCCGCCGCGTCGAGGCGATCGTGCTCGGGCTGGTGGGCACCATCGCGGGCTGCTTCGTGGTGGAGCTCGCGATGTCGCAGCCCAACTGGTTCGGCGTGGCGATGGGCTTCGCGCCCAGCTTCGAGCGGCTGCAGCAGCCGGGCGCGCTGTACCTCGCGATCGGCGTGGTCGGCGCCACCGTGATGCCGCACAACCTGTACCTGCATTCGTCCATCGTGCAGACCCGGCTGGTGGCCGACAGCGATGCGGCGCGGCGCGAGGCAGTGCGCTTCTGCACCTTCGACGCGGTGTTCTCGCTCTCGCTCGCGCTTTTGGTCAACGCGGCCATCATGGTGCTGGCGGCCAGCGCCTTCCACAGCACCGGCCATGTGGAGGTGACCGAGATCGACGACGCCTACCGGCTCATCGAGCCCATCGTGGGCAGCGCGGTGGCGGCCACGCTGTTCGGCATTGCGCTCCTGGCCTCGGGCCAGAGCTCGACCTTCACCGGCACCATCGCGGGCCAGATCATCATGGAAGGTTTTCTCGACCTGAAGATCCCGTGCTGGCAGCGCCGCCTGATCACGCGGGGGCTGGCGCTCGGGCCGGCGTTCCTGGGGGTCTGGTGGTTCGGCGATGGCGGCGTGGGCAAGATGCTGGTGCTGAGCCAGGTGGTGCTGAGCTTCCAGCTGCCGTTCGCGATGTGGCCGCTGATCCGCTTCACGAGCAGCCGCGCGCTGATGGGCGGCTTTGCCAACGGCAGGCTGGTCAAGCTGCTGGCCTGGGGGCTGTTCGGCGTGATCAGCTCGGCCAACGTGTGGCTGGTGGCGTCGACGGTGCTCGGCGGCCCTTGA
- a CDS encoding putative quinol monooxygenase → MIHVVAVITAKPGQRASLLEAFAANRAAVLAEEGCIEYGATVDAAGVPASKASFGPDTFVVIEKWETLAHLQAHAVAPHMAAHGAKTKELVQSKLIHVLEPV, encoded by the coding sequence ATGATCCACGTCGTCGCCGTCATCACCGCCAAGCCGGGCCAGCGCGCCAGCCTGCTCGAAGCCTTTGCCGCCAACCGCGCGGCCGTGCTGGCCGAGGAGGGTTGCATCGAATACGGCGCCACGGTCGACGCCGCGGGCGTGCCTGCATCGAAGGCCAGCTTCGGGCCCGACACCTTCGTGGTGATCGAGAAATGGGAAACGCTGGCGCACCTGCAGGCCCACGCGGTGGCGCCGCACATGGCGGCCCACGGGGCGAAGACGAAGGAGCTGGTCCAGAGCAAGCTGATCCACGTGCTCGAGCCGGTCTGA
- the gap gene encoding type I glyceraldehyde-3-phosphate dehydrogenase — protein sequence MAIKLGINGFGRIGRNVLRAAVQNFKNDIEIVAINDLLEPDYLAYMLQYDSVHGRFKGEVTVEGNTLIVNGKKIRLTQERDPAQLKWNEVGADIVLESTGLFLTKETCQKHLDAGAKKVIMSAPSKDDTPMFVYGVNDKKYAGEAIVSNASCTTNCLAPLAKVLNDKWGIKRGLMTTVHAATATQKTVDGPSNKDWRGGRGILENIIPSSTGAAKAVGVVIPELNKKLTGMSFRVPTSDVSVVDLTVELEKEATYKEICAEMKSQSEGALKGVLGYTEDKVVATDFRGDPRTSIFDAEAGIALDGTFVKLVSWYDNEWGYSNKCLEMVKVVAK from the coding sequence GGCTTCGGTCGCATCGGTCGCAACGTGCTGCGCGCAGCGGTGCAGAACTTCAAGAACGACATCGAGATCGTCGCCATCAACGACCTGCTCGAGCCCGACTACCTGGCCTACATGCTCCAGTACGACTCGGTGCACGGCCGCTTCAAGGGCGAAGTCACGGTGGAAGGCAACACGCTGATCGTCAACGGCAAGAAGATCCGCCTCACGCAGGAGCGCGATCCGGCGCAGCTGAAGTGGAACGAAGTCGGCGCCGACATCGTGCTCGAGTCGACCGGCCTCTTCCTCACCAAGGAAACCTGCCAGAAGCACCTCGACGCGGGCGCGAAGAAGGTGATCATGTCGGCGCCGTCGAAGGACGACACCCCGATGTTCGTCTACGGCGTGAACGACAAGAAGTACGCCGGCGAAGCCATCGTCAGCAACGCCAGCTGCACCACCAACTGCCTGGCACCGCTGGCCAAGGTGCTGAACGACAAGTGGGGCATCAAGCGCGGCCTGATGACCACCGTGCACGCCGCCACCGCCACGCAGAAGACCGTCGACGGCCCGAGCAACAAGGACTGGCGCGGCGGCCGCGGCATCCTGGAAAACATCATTCCCTCGAGCACCGGCGCCGCCAAGGCCGTGGGCGTCGTGATCCCCGAGCTCAACAAGAAGCTCACCGGCATGAGCTTCCGCGTGCCGACCTCCGACGTGTCGGTGGTCGACCTCACGGTGGAACTCGAGAAGGAAGCCACCTACAAGGAAATCTGCGCCGAGATGAAGTCGCAGAGCGAAGGCGCGCTCAAGGGCGTGCTGGGCTACACCGAGGACAAGGTGGTGGCCACCGACTTCCGCGGCGACCCGCGCACCTCGATCTTCGACGCCGAAGCCGGCATTGCGCTGGACGGCACCTTCGTGAAGCTCGTGAGCTGGTATGACAACGAATGGGGCTACTCGAACAAGTGCCTGGAGATGGTGAAGGTCGTGGCGAAGTAA